The genomic interval CGGTCAGCTCACGCGGGGGAAGCGGGCCTGGAGGGTCCAGATCGCCGGGTTCTCGCCGAGGTCGTCGTGCAGGTCGACCAGGTCGGCGATCAGGTCGTGCAGGAAGTCGCGGGCCTCCCGGCGCAGTTCGGCGTGGGAGAAGGTCAGCGGCGGCTCGGACGCGGGCAGCCACTCCGCCTCGATGTCCACCCAGCCGAAGCGCCGTTCGAACAGCAGCCGGTCGGTGGACTCGGTGAAGTCCAGCTCGGCGTGCTGTGGCCGCGAGGCGCGCGAGCCCGCCGGGTCCCGGTCGACGCGCTCCACGATGTCGCACAGCGCCCACGCGAAGTCGAGCACCGGCACCCATCCCCAGGCTGTGGAGATCTCCCGGTCCGACGCGGTGTCGGCGAGGTAGACGTCGCCGCAGAACAGGTCGTGCCGCAGGGCGTGGACGTCCGCGCGGCGGTAGTCGGTCTGCGGGGGGTCGGGGAAGCGGTTGGAGAGGGCGTAACCGATGTCGAGCACGTGGGTGATGGTGTCACGGTCCGGCGCCCCCGCCGCCATAGGATCCCCGCGTGCGCACCCCCCGCCCCCTGAGCCGCGGTGTCGCCGCCGCCCTGCTCGCGGTGGCGCTCACCGCGTGCGGCCCCGGCTCCGGGACCGAGGGTGCCGGTGACTCCGGCGCGGGCGACCCGTACTTCCCGAAGGCGGGCAACGGCGGCTACGACGTCACCCACTACGACCTCGTCCTCGCCTACGACCCCGGTGACCGCCGCCTCACCGGCACCGCCACGCTCGACGCCCGCGCCACCGACGACCTCACCGCGCTGAACCTCGACCTCCAGGGCCTCGACGTGGACGCCATCACCGTCGACGGCGCCGGCGCCCGCGTCCGCCGCGAGGGCCAGGAGCTGACGGTCCGGCCGCGCCGTGCCCTCGACCGGGACGCGCGCTTCCGGATCGTCGTCCGCTACTCGGGGCGCCCCGGGACCGTCACCGACCCCGACGGCTCCCAGGAGGGCTGGCTGCGCACCGCCGACGGGGCGGTCGCCCTGGGCCAGCCGGTGGGCTCCATGACCTGGTTCCCGGGCAACCACCACCCCTCCGACAAGGCCACCTACACCCTCGCCGTCACCGTCCCCGAAGGACTGCGGGCGGTCTCCAACGGGGAACCGGCCGGCGAGGAGACGGAGGACGGCCGCACGACGTACCGCTGGCGCACCCCCGAGCCCATGGCGAGCTACCTGGCGACGGTCGCGATCGGCCGGTACGACGTCCACCGCGGCGAGACGGCCGGCGGGCTGCCGCTGTTCACCGCCGTCGACCCGGAGCAGGCGGCCGCGAGCCGCGCGGCGGTCGGGCTGCTGCCGGAGGCCGTGGAGTGGGCGGAACGGCGGTTCGGGCCGTACCCCTTCTCCTCCGCGGGCGCGATCGTCGAACGCCCCGGGGACGCCGGATACGCCCTGGAGACGCAGAACCGCCCCGTCTTCCCCGGCGCCCCCGACACGGCCCTGCTGGTCCACGAGATCGCCCACCAGTGGTACGGCGACTCCGTCACCCCGAGGACCTGGCGGGACATGTGGCTCAACGAGGGCTTCGCCACGTACGCGCAGTGGCTGTGGGAGGAGGACCACGGCGGCGACAGCGCACAGCGCACCTTCGAGGCGCTGTACGCCGGCACGTACTTCCCGGACGCGGGCACCAACGCGGCGCTGTGGTCCTTCCCGCCGGCCGACCCGCCGGACGCGGCGCACGTCTCCGCCACGCCCGTGTACTGGCGCGGCGCGATGGTCCTGCACATGATCCGCAGGACGGCCGGCGACGAGGCCTTCGGCCGGCTGCTGCGCGGCTGGGCGGCGGAGCACCGGCACGGCAACGCGAGCACCGCCGACTTCACCGCGTACGTCGAGAAGACGGTGCCGGGGAAGGACTTCTCCCGGGTCTGGGAGGAGTGGCTGTACGGGGACGGCCGGCCGGCGACCGCGTCCTAGGCGCACCGGCCCGTGAGGCGTGCGCGCGGGACCGGGCGGGCGCGGCGGAGCCCCCGCCCGGCGGACGCGGGCGGGGGCTCCGCCGGATCGGTCGCGGTGCGACCGTCAGACGTTCACGCCGAAGTCCTGGGCGATGCCCACGAGGCCCGAGGCGTACCCCTGGCCGACCGCGCGGAACTTCCACTCCGCGCCGTTGCGGTACAGCTCGCCGAAGACCATGGCGGTCTCGGTGGCGGCGTCCTCCGACAGGTCGTAGCGGGCGATCTCGGCGCCGCCGGCCTGGTTGACGATGCGGATGTACGCGTTGCGCACCTGGCCGAAGTTCTGGCTGCGGTTCTCGGCGTCGTAGATCGAGACCGGGAAGACGATCTTGTCGATGTCGGCCGGGAGGGCCGCCAGGTTGACGTTGATCGCCTCGTCGTCGCCCTCGCCCTCACCGGTGCGGTTGTCGCCGGTGTGGACGATCGTGTTGTCCGGGGTCTGCTTGTTGTTGAAGAAGACGAAGTGGGCGTCCGAGTAGACCTTGCCCTGCGTGTTGACCGCGATCGCCGACGCGTCGAGGTCGAAGTCCGTTCCCGTGGTGGTGCGGACGTCCCAGCCGAGGCCCACGGTGACGGCGGTCAGGCCCGGAGCCTCCTTGGTGAGCGAGACGTTGCCACCCTTGGACAGGCTTACAGCCATTGTTGGGAGTCCCTTCCCTCGTTTGCGTACGGCTATGAAGCTACAGCTACCACCTTGAACGCCCGGAGGGGTGCGTCAGGTTCCAGGTCCCTTTACTTTCTTTACCCGGGTACGGATATTCGGGTGACGTGGCCGGCACGGGCGCGGGAACCTGTGTGTCATGTCCGGTCCTCATGTCGTACGCGGCTCCGTCTCCCTCCCCGAGGCCGAGCTCATGTGGCGTTTCTCCAGGTCGTCCGGGCCCGGCGGGCAGCACGTCAACACCAGCGACACGCAGGTCGAGCTGCGGTTCGACCTCGCCCGGACCGAGGCGCTGCCCGAGGTGTGGAAGCGGCGGGCGCTGGAGCGGCTCGCGGGACGGCTGACCGACGGGGTGATCACCGTACGGGCGTCCGAGCACCGGTCGCAGTGGCGCAACCGTGAGGCGGCGGCGGTGCGGCTGGCCGCGCTGCTGGCGGAGGCGACGGCGCCGCCGCCGAAGCCGCGGCGGCCCACGCGGGTGCCGCGGGGGATCAACGAGCGGCGGTTGCGGGAGAAGAAGCGGCGGGGGGAGACGAAGCGGGGGCGCTCCGCGCGGGACTGGTAGGGGGCGGGCGGGCCCCGCCCCCGTGGTCACCCGCGGGCCGGCGGGGGTGCGCCCGCGCGGTTCACCGTGCCCCTGCGGGGCGCTGGAACGACGGGGGCGCTCAGCCCAACTGGCGGTAGCGGCCCCGGAAATGGATGAGCGGGCCGCCCTCCGCGCTCGGCACGGCGGCCGTCATCACGCGGCCGATCACGAGGGTGTGGTCGCCGGCCGTCACCCGCTGTTCGGTGCGGCACTCCAGGGTCGCCGACGCGCCGCCGACCAGCGGGGCCCCGGTGTACTCGCCGCGCCGGTACGGAATGTCCGCGAACAGCAGGCGGTCGCTGACCCGGCCCTTCATCGAGAAGCGGCCCGCGATGTGGCGCTGGCTCTCGGACAGCACGGACACCGCCCACAGCTGCTGCTCCTCCAGCAGTTCGTCCATGCGGGAGCCGGTGCGCAGGCTGACCAGCACCAGCGGCGGGTCCAGGGAGACCGACAGGAACGCGGTCGCGGTCATGCCGACGTCCTCGCCGGCCGGCGCCCCGGGGTCGTCCGGGTCCAGCGGCGGCTCCACGGCGGTCACCAGGACCACACCGGCGGCCAGACGGGACATGGCGGCACGGAACTCGTCGTTGCTCACCCCCTCAGCATGCCGGGCGGCGGGCGGAACGGTGATCGGCGCGGGGGCGGCGGGAGTGTTCGACACACCGGGAACGCTAATCTCCGCTTCACGGACACCGCATCGGACCGTGGCCCGAACCGGGACCTAGGACCAGCGGCCGATCCGCGCATGAACCATGCACAATCACCACATGGTCCGCGTCGCGGAAATAGGCCGGGATATCGCGCGTAGACCACACAATTGTTCACGTTTAGCTGTGACTTGAGTCACAGGGGGCAATAATTGTTGACCCTGTGTACCGGGTGAGCAGCGCGCTGTGATTCAGTGGCGGGGAAGCTGCTGCGACGATACGCCGATGATGACCCTTGATGTGCTGCGAGGTCTCGGGGGGAGGGCGAGGATGGAGACCGAGTCGGAACCCTACGTCCGTCTGGCATCGCTGCGACAACTCCACCAGGCCATGGCCGACATGAACACGGCGCGCAGTCTGGCGGACACCTTGCAGACCGTCGCCGACGGCGTCGTGGGAGCCCTCGGGTACGAGCTGGCCTGCGTCAATCTCGTACGCCCCGACGGCGACCTCGTGGTCGCCGCCCTCGCCGGCAACGCGGCGGCCGAGGCCCTCATCACCGGCCGGGTCGGCTCGCGCGAGTCCTGGGACCGCCGGCTCACCATGGGCGAGCGCTGGGGCGATCTGGTGTTCATACCGCACACCGAGGGATGGGTCCTCGACGACGACGACGTCCCGCAGTGGTACACCGACGGGCCCGACCCCCGCTTCGAGGACGAGTGGCACCCCTCCGACCGGCTCTTCGCCCCGATGTACGCGCCCGGACCGCAGGGCGGCGGCACCTCCGGCGAACTGATCGGCGTGCTCTCCGTCGACCGCCCGCGCAACGGCCGCCGGCCCGGCGCCTGGGGCCGCGAGGCCCTGCAGATGTACGCCTTCCAGGCCGCCATCGCGATCAGCAACGCCCGGCTGCGCTCCAACATGCAGCGCGCCCTGGTCCGCCTGGAGCGCGAGCAGCAGGCGCTGCGGGCCAGCGAGGAGAGCTTCCGGCAGGCCTTCGAGTACGCCCCCTCCGGCATGGCCATCGCCGAGATGGGCGGCGACCAGCACGGCCGGATCCTGCGCACCAACGACGCCCTGTGCCGACTGCTCGGCCGGCCCGCCTCCGCGATGCGCCGCTACTCCTTCTCCGACCTGGTCCACCCCGAGGACATAGGCACCCTGCTGCGCACCTCCGCCGAGGGCGGCCGGGCGGAGCTGCGGCTGTGCCGCCGCGACGGCACCTACGTGTGGGTCTCCCTGCGCAACTCGGTGGTCGCCGACGCCGCCGACGGGCCGCGCTTCCTGCTCACCCACGTCGAGGACATCGAGGAGCGCAAGCGCCGCGAGCTCCAGCTCGCCCACCGCGCCTCCCACGACTCGCTCACCGGACTGCCGAACTCCGCCGAACTGCGCTCCCGGCTCTCCTCCCGGCTGTGCAGCCAGCAGCCGCAGAGCGCGCTGCCGACGGCCGTGGACCCCATGGCGCCCTACGAGTCCTTCGGCTCCCACGACGCCGCCTACGGCCCGCCCGCCTTCGACCGCGGCCACGACTTCGACTTCCCGCCCGGCAGCGACGCGTACGACGGCTACGACCACCATGTGCACACCGTCGCGCCCGCCGGGGACGCCGACGACGGCGCCAAAGGGCTCGCGGTGCTCTTCTGCGACCTCGACGGCTTCAAGTCGATCAACGACCGGTTCGGGCACAACGCGGGCGACGCGGTCCTCATCGAGGTCGCCCGCCGGCTCAGCAACGGCGTGCGGGACGGCGACACCGTGGCCCGGCTCGGGGGTGACGAATTCGTCATCCTCGCCGACGGCCTCGGCCGGGCCGACGCCCAGGACCTCGCCGTACGGCTGCGCAACGAGATCATCCAGCCCATCCGGGCCGAAGGGCGGGCCGTGCGGGTCGGGGCCAGCTTCGGCATCGGGTGGGCCCACTGCGGCATGACGGCCGACGAAGTGCTGAAGTCCGCCGACGAGCGGATGTACGTCGAGAAACGATCTCGTCCCAAACAGCACCGACGCGCTGGATGATGCGCAGGTCAGCGAGTTGATGCGGTCCGGGTCACCCTTTCGGGCCAGGGGAACCGGGTAGGCTCGCCTTCTCCGCACGTACGTACCCGATCCGCAGCTAGGAGCACAGGGGATGACGCCCGGCAACAACGGCGCGAGCACGCCCGAGGACGACGACCCGTTCGGCTACCTGTACGCCGACGGGCAGGCCAACGGAGCCCAGCCGCCGTCCGGGGGTTACGGCTACCCGAACTCGGTCAACCGGGTGCGGCCGGTCGGTTCCCGCCAGTACGGCCAGCAGGGACCCGCCCCGCAGGCGCCGCCCCAGCAGGGCGCCTTCGGCCGGCCCAGCGCGCACTACGCCGCGCCCGAGACGCTGCCCGGGGCCGCGCCCGCCGCGCGTTCGCCCCAGCCGTCGCGCGGTGGGGGCGGCCGCGGCGGCGGCCCGAACACCAAGGGGCTGCTCATCGGCGCGATCGCCGTGGTCGCCGCGGTCGTGATCGGCATCGGCATCGCCATGATCAGCGGTGACGACGACGACAAGGGCGGCAACGAGGCGGGGCCCACCCCGACCGCCACCCAGGGCAGCAGCGAGCCGAGCCCGTCGGCGAGCGAAAGCGCCGAGGAGCAGTTCGAGTCGAAGCCGATCGACGCGAAGGCGCTGCACCTGTCACCGGGTGTCACGACCGCCTCGGACGTCGAGGGCGCCGAAGCCGACGGCGGCATTTACGTCACGAACCTCAACCAGCCGGGAGCGTCGGTCACTTGGACCGTCGATGGCATTCCGAAGGACGGTCCGTACACCGTCTTCTTCCGCTACAGCACCGCTGACGAGCCCCAGTCGATGACTCTCACCGTCAACGGCAAGCCGTTCGGCAGCAAGCTGAACATGGACAACTTCGCCAACGCCAAGGACGGCGACTTCTCCAAGGGCTGGACCAAGACCTACGCCTGGCCGACGCTGAACGAGGGCACCAACACCATCTCGTTGTCCTGCGGCGACGGCGACAAGTGCAACGTCCTGCTGGACCAGCTGTGGATCAAGGAAGGTCAGGTCAAGGGGTAAGCAGCAGCGATGCGGCGGCCGCCGGCGTGCTGCACACCTGCGGCCGCCGCATCGAGGCTGTCAGATGCGTCCGACTTCGACGCACATGGCAGCAACCCAGCCGGTCTTGCCGGCCCAGCGGACCTTCAGCCAGTCGTTGCCGGTGGGACCACCAGACCAGCAGGTGTACTTGCCCCCGTTGTTATTTCGCGTGCACCTCGACGCACCGCAAGGAACCTTGGTGTCAGGGTCCTTGATAGTTGCGATCTTGGACGCCGAGGTGCTGGCGCTGGCCCGTATGCTGAAGTCATGGCCGTCCTTCTGCCAGACACCAGCCTGCACGGTTTCTGCCGAGGCTGGGGAACCGGTGGTGACAGTAAGCGCCAGAGACGCCATGCCTACCGCGGCAAGCTGCCTGATTACCGTCGACTTTCGCATGTGTTCCCCCTGCGAGAGGTAGATCATTTGGTCGCTGGTGATCTTATGATCTACACAGTTCGGGGCGCAGGGTGCATTTCAGTCATAGCCGATCTCAGGCCGCACTGACCTCCTTGGTCACCGCGACCTTCGCCAGCAGCTCCTGGTAAGCGCCGCGGTCGAACTCGCCGGCAACCGGGGAAACAACCGTTGCCGTGGACAGGGCGACCGCGCGGATCAGGCGTTCCGGCCAGGGGCGGTGTTCCACCAGGGCCGACAGCAGGCCCGCGACGGCCGAGTCGCCCGCGCCGGTCGGGTTGCCGCGCAGGCGGGTCGGCAGGGCCGCGCTCCAGCGGCCCTCCGGGGTGACCGCGAGCAGGCTCTCCGCGCCTAGTGAGGCGACGGCCGCGCGGGCCCCGCGCCGACGGGCGTCCTGGGTGGCGCGCAACGGCTCGTGGAACCCGGTCAGTTCGGCCAGTTCGTCGGCGTTCGGTTTGATGATGTCGGGCCGGCCGGCCACGCCGCGGCGCAGTGCCTCCCCGCCGGTGTCGAGCAGGACCGGGACGCGGGCCGCGCGGGCCGTGCGGACCAGACCCGCGTACGCGCCCACCGGGACGCCCGGCGGCAGGCTGCCGCACAGGGCCACCGCGGAGGCGGACGCCAGCAGGTCCGCGTAGACCTCCTGGAAGGCGGACCACTCGGCGTGGGTGATGTCCGGGCCGGGCTCGTCGAGGCGGGTGGTGGCGCCGGAGCGGTCGTCGACCAGCGTCACCGTGCGGCGGGTGGCGCCGGACACCGGCACCAGGGCGTCCGTGAGGCGCGGGACCTCGGTGAGGCGGTCGCGCAGGACGCGTCCCGTGGGGCCGCCGGAGAAACCCGTGACGGTCACCTCGTGGCCGAGCGCGGCCAGGACGCGGGCCACGTTGACGCCCTTGCCGCCCGGGCGTTCCAGCACCTCGGAGACCCGGTGCGAGGCTCCGGTCCGCAGGGACGGGACGCGATAGGTGATGTCGAGAGCGGTGTTCAGCGTGACCGTGAGGATCACCGGGCCGACCTCCCCCTCTTGCCTGGCCTTCCGTGGCCCCGAAGTCACGATCATGCCAAAAGGAAGGCGGTCGGCCCAGCCCCGGGACCGGCCGTCGTCGGCCGGTCCCGGGGACGGATCAGGCCAGTTGGGGAGCGACCGCCCATTCCCCCTTGCGCATGACGGCCACCAGCTCGAAGGCGTCGTCCAGCACGACCAGGTCGGCGTCCTTGCCGGGCTCCAGCGAGCCGATGCGGTCGTCCAGGCCGAGCAGCCGGGCCGGGTTGGCGGAGATCGCCGCGACGACGTCCTCGACGGGCAGCCCGTCCACCGTCACCGCCCGCTTGAAGGCGCGGTCCAGGGTGAGCGTGGAGCCGGCGATCGAGTTGCCCTCCACCAGCCGGGCCACGCCGTCCGCGACCTCGACCTCCAGGGTGCCGAGCATGTAGCGGCCGTCGCCGAAACCGGCCGCGTCCATCGCGTCGGTGATGAAGGCGACCCGGTCGCGGCCCGCGTGGTGGAAGGCGAACTGCAGCGCGGCCGGGTGCAGGTGCGTGCCGTCGTTGATCAGCTCGACGGTGACCCGCTCGTCCTCCAGCAGCGCGGTGATCGGACCGGGGGCGCGGTGGCCGAACGGCGGCATGGCGTTGAACAGGTGGGTGGCGACGGTCGCGCCCGCGTCGACGGCGGCGACCGCCTGCTCGTAGGTGGCGTCGGTGTGGCCGACGGCGGCGATCACGCCGTGCTCGACGAGCAGCCGTACGGAGTCCAGGCCGCCGGGCAGCTCGGTGGCCAGCGTCATCATCCGGGCGTGGCCGTGGGCCGCGTCGATCAGCTTGCGGACCTCGGCCGGGTCGGGGTCGCGCAGCAGCGTCTCGTCGTGCGCGCCCTTGCGGCAGGGGGAGATGAACGGCCCCTCGAAGTGGATGCCGGCGATGTCGCCCTGCTGGGCCAGCTCCGCCAGCATCCCGGCGTGCCGGGCGAGGAAGTCCAGGTCGCCGGTGACGGCGGAGGCGACCACGGTGGTGGTGCCGTGCCGCAGGTGGGTGCGGACGCCCTCCAGGACGTCCTCGGCGGTGCCGCCGGCGAAGGACATCCCGCCGCCGCCGTGGTTGTGGAGGTCGACGAAGCCGGGGACCAGCCAGTGGCCGCGCAGGTCGACCGTCTCGGCCGCCCCGGCCGTCGTCGCCGGGGCCGGGCCGGCGATGCGCGTGCCCTCGACGGTCACGCTGCCGCCGTCCACGGTCCCGGTGGGCAGGACCACCCG from Streptomyces sp. DH-12 carries:
- the cdgB gene encoding diguanylate cyclase CdgB, whose translation is METESEPYVRLASLRQLHQAMADMNTARSLADTLQTVADGVVGALGYELACVNLVRPDGDLVVAALAGNAAAEALITGRVGSRESWDRRLTMGERWGDLVFIPHTEGWVLDDDDVPQWYTDGPDPRFEDEWHPSDRLFAPMYAPGPQGGGTSGELIGVLSVDRPRNGRRPGAWGREALQMYAFQAAIAISNARLRSNMQRALVRLEREQQALRASEESFRQAFEYAPSGMAIAEMGGDQHGRILRTNDALCRLLGRPASAMRRYSFSDLVHPEDIGTLLRTSAEGGRAELRLCRRDGTYVWVSLRNSVVADAADGPRFLLTHVEDIEERKRRELQLAHRASHDSLTGLPNSAELRSRLSSRLCSQQPQSALPTAVDPMAPYESFGSHDAAYGPPAFDRGHDFDFPPGSDAYDGYDHHVHTVAPAGDADDGAKGLAVLFCDLDGFKSINDRFGHNAGDAVLIEVARRLSNGVRDGDTVARLGGDEFVILADGLGRADAQDLAVRLRNEIIQPIRAEGRAVRVGASFGIGWAHCGMTADEVLKSADERMYVEKRSRPKQHRRAG
- the arfB gene encoding alternative ribosome rescue aminoacyl-tRNA hydrolase ArfB, with protein sequence MCVMSGPHVVRGSVSLPEAELMWRFSRSSGPGGQHVNTSDTQVELRFDLARTEALPEVWKRRALERLAGRLTDGVITVRASEHRSQWRNREAAAVRLAALLAEATAPPPKPRRPTRVPRGINERRLREKKRRGETKRGRSARDW
- a CDS encoding 1-phosphofructokinase family hexose kinase, encoding MILTVTLNTALDITYRVPSLRTGASHRVSEVLERPGGKGVNVARVLAALGHEVTVTGFSGGPTGRVLRDRLTEVPRLTDALVPVSGATRRTVTLVDDRSGATTRLDEPGPDITHAEWSAFQEVYADLLASASAVALCGSLPPGVPVGAYAGLVRTARAARVPVLLDTGGEALRRGVAGRPDIIKPNADELAELTGFHEPLRATQDARRRGARAAVASLGAESLLAVTPEGRWSAALPTRLRGNPTGAGDSAVAGLLSALVEHRPWPERLIRAVALSTATVVSPVAGEFDRGAYQELLAKVAVTKEVSAA
- a CDS encoding flavin reductase family protein, with the protein product MSNTPAAPAPITVPPAARHAEGVSNDEFRAAMSRLAAGVVLVTAVEPPLDPDDPGAPAGEDVGMTATAFLSVSLDPPLVLVSLRTGSRMDELLEEQQLWAVSVLSESQRHIAGRFSMKGRVSDRLLFADIPYRRGEYTGAPLVGGASATLECRTEQRVTAGDHTLVIGRVMTAAVPSAEGGPLIHFRGRYRQLG
- the nagA gene encoding N-acetylglucosamine-6-phosphate deacetylase, which produces MAPTKVLTGARVVLPTGTVDGGSVTVEGTRIAGPAPATTAGAAETVDLRGHWLVPGFVDLHNHGGGGMSFAGGTAEDVLEGVRTHLRHGTTTVVASAVTGDLDFLARHAGMLAELAQQGDIAGIHFEGPFISPCRKGAHDETLLRDPDPAEVRKLIDAAHGHARMMTLATELPGGLDSVRLLVEHGVIAAVGHTDATYEQAVAAVDAGATVATHLFNAMPPFGHRAPGPITALLEDERVTVELINDGTHLHPAALQFAFHHAGRDRVAFITDAMDAAGFGDGRYMLGTLEVEVADGVARLVEGNSIAGSTLTLDRAFKRAVTVDGLPVEDVVAAISANPARLLGLDDRIGSLEPGKDADLVVLDDAFELVAVMRKGEWAVAPQLA
- a CDS encoding carbohydrate-binding protein codes for the protein MTPGNNGASTPEDDDPFGYLYADGQANGAQPPSGGYGYPNSVNRVRPVGSRQYGQQGPAPQAPPQQGAFGRPSAHYAAPETLPGAAPAARSPQPSRGGGGRGGGPNTKGLLIGAIAVVAAVVIGIGIAMISGDDDDKGGNEAGPTPTATQGSSEPSPSASESAEEQFESKPIDAKALHLSPGVTTASDVEGAEADGGIYVTNLNQPGASVTWTVDGIPKDGPYTVFFRYSTADEPQSMTLTVNGKPFGSKLNMDNFANAKDGDFSKGWTKTYAWPTLNEGTNTISLSCGDGDKCNVLLDQLWIKEGQVKG
- a CDS encoding TerD family protein, with translation MAVSLSKGGNVSLTKEAPGLTAVTVGLGWDVRTTTGTDFDLDASAIAVNTQGKVYSDAHFVFFNNKQTPDNTIVHTGDNRTGEGEGDDEAINVNLAALPADIDKIVFPVSIYDAENRSQNFGQVRNAYIRIVNQAGGAEIARYDLSEDAATETAMVFGELYRNGAEWKFRAVGQGYASGLVGIAQDFGVNV
- a CDS encoding M1 family metallopeptidase, with the protein product MRTPRPLSRGVAAALLAVALTACGPGSGTEGAGDSGAGDPYFPKAGNGGYDVTHYDLVLAYDPGDRRLTGTATLDARATDDLTALNLDLQGLDVDAITVDGAGARVRREGQELTVRPRRALDRDARFRIVVRYSGRPGTVTDPDGSQEGWLRTADGAVALGQPVGSMTWFPGNHHPSDKATYTLAVTVPEGLRAVSNGEPAGEETEDGRTTYRWRTPEPMASYLATVAIGRYDVHRGETAGGLPLFTAVDPEQAAASRAAVGLLPEAVEWAERRFGPYPFSSAGAIVERPGDAGYALETQNRPVFPGAPDTALLVHEIAHQWYGDSVTPRTWRDMWLNEGFATYAQWLWEEDHGGDSAQRTFEALYAGTYFPDAGTNAALWSFPPADPPDAAHVSATPVYWRGAMVLHMIRRTAGDEAFGRLLRGWAAEHRHGNASTADFTAYVEKTVPGKDFSRVWEEWLYGDGRPATAS